One region of Armigeres subalbatus isolate Guangzhou_Male chromosome 3, GZ_Asu_2, whole genome shotgun sequence genomic DNA includes:
- the LOC134220496 gene encoding pickpocket protein 28-like, which translates to MSRIVPIWKRCFFEWTKETSIIPYRYLSDRKLTVFERVWWAAGIIVTLITCCYSAFTLYKKWCDNPVVIGYATKLSPVSTIPFPAVTICPLTKTRVEAFNITEVHGIISRGEALDEVREKQRQVLAHVCPWSSHWKHPGKPVPVDSVVNTLRNMSLSFNETMLMCFWRLQETSCRTLFSDILADDGICYTFNNLLPNETYRMNAISQDFTNFATAAVRSSWSLDSEYDKQAGINAFPHRGLSNGLISGLIVLPMSRKIDQDFLCRGPYTGYKFSVHTPGEIPLTNDKFYRLNALNSVTLSVTPRVIRTSRQLRSLAPLRRGCFFNNERHLKFYRTYTMSNCVLECVANVTLEKCHCVKFSMPRSDDTKVCDTSQIECYSNIYLDLLTRKVMNALSGRMENNCNCLPPCNSLEFDVEVSEFPFNFHEMATAMRMPAMNYGQVDSAALFIKLKNRHYLPMWRREMMGHTDVLAKIGGIFALLMGASVLSLAEIVYYCCVRPLRRERVQHSPINLY; encoded by the exons ATGTCGAGAATAGTTCCAATTTGGAAACGCTGCTTTTTTGAATGGACTAAAGAAACTTCAATAATCCCATATCGATATCTCAGCGATCGTAAGTTGACAGTTTTTGAAAG AGTATGGTGGGCTGCAGGAATCATTGTAACTTTAATAACTTGCTGCTATTCGGCCTTCACTTTGTACAAAAAATGGTGCGACAATCCCGTCGTCATCGGTTACGCTACAAAACTCTCTCCTGTTTCAACAATTCCCTTCCCAGCTGTTACGATTTGTCCGTTAACGAAAACACGCGTCGAAGCGTTTAATATTACCGAAGTTCACGGCATCATTAGCAGGGGCGAAGCTTTGGATGAAGTTCG AGAAAAACAGCGTCAAGTGCTGGCACATGTTTGTCCCTGGTCAAGCCATTGGAAACACCCAGGAAAGCCAGTTCCAGTGGATTCTGTTGTAAACACGCTGCGAAATATGTCCCTCTCATTCAACGAAACCATGCTGATGTGCTTCTGGAGGTTGCAAGAGACATCATGTAGGACGCTTTTTTCGGACATTTTGGCAGATGACGGAATATGTTACACCTTTAACAATCTTCTTCCGAACGAAACGTATCGGATGAATGCAATTTCACAGGATTTTACCAATTTCGCTACAGCAGCTGTGCGATCCAGTTGGTCGTTGGATTCAGAGTACGACAAGCAAGCGGGAATAAACGCCTTTCCCCATCGCGGGTTGTCCAATGGATTGATATCCGGGTTGATCGTTCTACCGATGTCTAGGAAAATCGATCAAGACTTTTTGTGCAGG GGACCCTATACCGGGTATAAATTTTCCGTGCATACTCCTGGTGAAATCCCATTGACGAACGATAAGTTCTACCGGCTAAATGCACTGAACTCCGTGACTCTGAGCGTTACACCTCGCGTGATAAGAACATCTCGTCAACTAAGATCGCTTGCTCCGTTGAG ACGGGGCTGTTTTTTCAACAACGAACGACATCTAAAATTCTACCGGACCTATACTATGAGCAACTGCGTACTGGAGTGCGTCGCCAACGTAACTTTGGAGAAGTGTCACTGTGTGAAATTTTCCATGCCTCGATCGGATGACACCAAAGTTTGCGATACGAGTCAAATCGAATGTTATTCCAACATCTACCTGGATTTGCTCACACGTAAGGTGATGAACGCTTTGAGCGGACGGATGGAAAACAACTGCAACTGTTTGCCGCCGtgtaattctttggaattcgaCGTCGAAGTGTCCGAGTTTCCGTTCAATTTTCACGAAATGGCTACCGCTATGCGTATGCCGGCGATGAACTACGGCCA AGTTGACTCGGCAGCATTGTTCATCAAACTTAAGAATCGTCACTATTTGCCAATGTGGAGACGGGAGATGATGGGACACACGGATGTATTGGCCAAAATTGGTGGAATATTTGCCCTATTGATGGGAGCCAGTGTGCTGAGCTTGGCCGAGATTGTGTATTATTGCTGTGTTCGTCCTCTGCGGAGAGAAAGGGTGCAGCATAGTCCGATCAATTTATATTAA